Proteins from a genomic interval of Thermoflexus sp.:
- a CDS encoding glycosyltransferase, whose amino-acid sequence MVSVILVTYNTRELLARCLEALPAALTGIPYEIWVVDNGSTDDTLAWLQTHYPQIQILSNPSNRGFAAANNQAMARAQGRYFLLLNTDTIPRPGALAALVHYLEEHPEIGIAGGSLLNPDGSPQGCAADFPTLGTELLLLTGPIGRWLRGPHFPFHPPAESPKPVDWVSGACLLVRREVVEAIGGLDEGYFMYGEEVDWCWRARRAGWQVAVVPQARVIHLGSATARRMDGMRRRWLYAGKARFLRRARGPLIAALYQAAVWLITLLKWLGMTLLGRREQAAAYGAVIHPEGWLRWARIFFTPTAGLLFMLLFLSTIYTFPRWADWNQNSRLDLVLALVEQGTFRIDAFVENTGDYAVVGGHFYSDKAPGLAFAAVPVYALLHQALVHPLAAPLARYLEGSAAFRATLNPAGTGVSPWKVRLAIALVVLSALVVAFPSAAIGIWLHGLLRERFGSHPVSWILPMVYGLGTPAFAYANLFVSHQFVAALLMAAFALAWGIRRGLLGDGGRIPLGFLLAYAVISEYPAILIAAGIAVYSLWGQGGSPRRIARWTLMMALGGAIPLLLAAWHNAVVFGSPFRLGYAYSALWQDVHRQGFFSLRGPSLEALWGITFNPYRGLFFRSPFLLLGFVGLWRMLRDPEWQAEGWLATWAVLSFIAFNASSVMWDGGFAVGPRYLLPMVPFLALAAGFAVPAIARSRAGIGLVAVLGLWSFGMVVLESLAGQQFPQYQRFPLVEYVWPRWQAGDIARNWGMLLGLRGPSSLLPLGTLWGLGLGWLARPPRRFAAERIGPRVLEGRP is encoded by the coding sequence ATGGTCTCTGTGATCCTGGTCACCTACAACACGCGGGAGCTCCTGGCCCGCTGCCTGGAGGCCCTCCCCGCGGCGCTGACAGGAATCCCCTACGAGATCTGGGTGGTGGACAACGGTTCCACGGATGATACCCTGGCCTGGCTGCAGACCCACTATCCGCAGATCCAGATCCTGAGCAATCCGAGCAATCGGGGGTTTGCGGCGGCGAACAACCAGGCCATGGCCCGGGCTCAGGGTCGCTATTTCCTGCTGCTGAACACCGACACGATCCCGCGCCCGGGGGCTCTCGCCGCGCTGGTGCATTATCTGGAGGAGCATCCGGAAATCGGGATAGCAGGGGGAAGTCTCCTGAACCCGGACGGCAGCCCGCAGGGATGCGCTGCCGATTTCCCCACCCTGGGGACGGAGCTGCTTTTGCTGACGGGTCCAATCGGGCGCTGGCTCCGCGGCCCGCATTTCCCCTTTCATCCTCCGGCGGAGTCCCCAAAGCCGGTGGACTGGGTTTCGGGGGCGTGTCTCCTTGTCCGCCGGGAGGTGGTGGAGGCCATCGGGGGTCTGGACGAAGGTTATTTTATGTATGGGGAAGAGGTGGACTGGTGCTGGCGGGCCCGGCGGGCCGGCTGGCAGGTCGCCGTCGTCCCCCAGGCCCGGGTGATCCATCTGGGGAGCGCGACGGCCCGTCGGATGGACGGCATGCGCCGGCGGTGGCTGTATGCCGGCAAGGCGCGCTTCCTCCGTCGGGCCCGGGGTCCTCTGATTGCCGCGCTTTACCAGGCAGCGGTCTGGCTCATCACGCTTCTCAAATGGTTGGGGATGACCCTTCTCGGGCGCCGGGAGCAGGCCGCCGCTTACGGCGCGGTGATCCATCCGGAAGGGTGGCTTCGCTGGGCCCGCATCTTCTTCACACCCACCGCTGGCCTTCTCTTCATGCTCCTTTTTCTGAGCACGATCTACACCTTCCCTCGCTGGGCGGACTGGAATCAGAATTCCCGCCTGGATCTGGTGCTGGCCCTGGTGGAGCAGGGGACGTTTCGCATTGATGCCTTCGTGGAGAACACCGGGGATTACGCAGTGGTCGGGGGGCATTTCTACAGCGACAAAGCGCCGGGCCTGGCTTTCGCGGCCGTTCCGGTGTATGCGCTCCTCCATCAGGCCCTGGTGCACCCGCTGGCCGCCCCGCTCGCCCGGTATCTGGAGGGATCGGCAGCCTTCCGAGCCACGCTGAATCCAGCTGGCACCGGAGTTTCCCCCTGGAAAGTTCGCCTTGCCATTGCCCTGGTGGTTCTGAGCGCCCTGGTGGTCGCCTTCCCCTCTGCCGCGATTGGGATCTGGCTCCACGGGCTCTTGCGCGAGCGGTTCGGGTCCCACCCGGTGTCCTGGATCCTGCCCATGGTCTATGGGCTCGGGACGCCAGCCTTCGCGTATGCGAACCTCTTTGTGAGCCATCAATTCGTGGCCGCTCTGCTGATGGCCGCCTTCGCCCTCGCCTGGGGGATCCGACGGGGACTCCTCGGGGATGGCGGGCGGATCCCTCTGGGCTTTCTGTTGGCCTACGCCGTGATCTCCGAGTATCCGGCGATCCTCATCGCCGCGGGGATCGCGGTGTATAGCCTGTGGGGACAGGGGGGTTCTCCCCGCCGCATTGCGCGATGGACGCTGATGATGGCGCTGGGCGGCGCTATCCCTCTTCTGCTCGCCGCCTGGCATAACGCCGTGGTGTTCGGCTCCCCCTTCCGGCTGGGTTACGCCTATTCCGCCCTCTGGCAGGACGTCCATCGGCAGGGGTTTTTCAGCCTGCGAGGGCCTTCCCTGGAGGCCCTGTGGGGGATCACCTTCAACCCGTATCGCGGGCTGTTCTTCCGATCGCCTTTCCTCCTCCTCGGCTTTGTAGGGCTATGGCGGATGCTCCGGGATCCGGAGTGGCAGGCGGAAGGGTGGCTGGCGACATGGGCGGTGCTCAGTTTCATCGCCTTTAATGCGTCCTCGGTGATGTGGGACGGAGGGTTCGCGGTGGGGCCGCGCTATCTGCTGCCGATGGTGCCCTTCCTCGCCCTGGCGGCTGGATTCGCCGTTCCAGCGATCGCCCGAAGTCGCGCGGGGATCGGGCTGGTGGCCGTGCTGGGGCTCTGGAGCTTCGGGATGGTCGTTCTCGAGAGCCTGGCCGGTCAGCAGTTCCCTCAATATCAACGGTTCCCTCTGGTGGAATACGTCTGGCCCCGGTGGCAGGCGGGAGATATCGCGCGGAACTGGGGGATGCTGCTGGGGTTGCGGGGACCTTCGAGCCTGCTCCCTCTGGGGACCCTATGGGGGCTGGGCCTCGGGTGGCTCGCCCGTCCGCCTCGCCGTTTCGCAGCCGAACGCATCGGACCGCGTGTTCTGGAGGGCCGGCCGTGA
- a CDS encoding ArnT family glycosyltransferase, with translation MKRWKPVWAGAIGILGLSALAFYRLTLYPPTWFDEGSHLHVPKALVRWGVYADYSSEGFRFSGPIFGVGPTVLVPIAGAFRLFGIDLWSARWVMVGYLLLGVSLFSAVARRWVPGWGAAFATLWFTFARSLDTLTLGRQVLGEVPGMAFLALGLIGWARMARGQKGGLILAGLGFGLAMITKNQWGLFLIPALIAMALLGRGFYRDPSWAGNLVAAGVAVGLWGVWQGILWGALIPDPARTMGELRQIAGGSVAAFPSPRMGATARSLLTVFDGALLPVALYVFGKALRRDPEGYRWGLVGILAATNLGWLVVASNGWLRYAYPGLALLSLGTGGMLEDLRSRVATPALRRALMGWLALLLVGSAGVIVGRVARQGDGSAFEMARYLREHIPESARIETWEPEMMVLTDHSYHQPPQVLLEVAAQFIWLGGPPPAAFYAWDSARPDYVLVGAFGRWVQLYRELEEHCPRPVAAFGPYRLYAPRECAVPPSGEGGLQP, from the coding sequence ATGAAGCGATGGAAACCGGTTTGGGCTGGGGCGATCGGGATCCTCGGGCTCAGCGCCCTGGCCTTCTACCGCCTGACCCTCTACCCGCCGACATGGTTCGATGAGGGATCCCATCTGCACGTGCCCAAGGCGCTGGTCCGCTGGGGCGTCTATGCCGATTACAGCAGCGAGGGCTTTCGGTTCTCCGGGCCGATTTTCGGCGTGGGGCCCACCGTGCTGGTGCCGATCGCCGGGGCCTTCCGCCTCTTTGGGATCGATCTGTGGTCCGCGCGATGGGTTATGGTGGGCTACCTCCTGCTGGGCGTCAGCCTTTTCAGCGCGGTGGCCCGTCGCTGGGTGCCGGGGTGGGGGGCGGCCTTCGCGACGCTCTGGTTCACGTTCGCCCGCAGCCTGGATACGCTGACGCTGGGCCGCCAGGTGCTGGGGGAGGTGCCCGGGATGGCCTTTCTCGCCCTGGGGCTGATCGGCTGGGCCCGGATGGCCCGGGGCCAGAAGGGAGGGCTGATCCTGGCCGGCCTGGGCTTCGGCTTGGCCATGATCACAAAGAACCAGTGGGGGCTTTTCCTGATCCCGGCTTTGATCGCGATGGCCCTCCTGGGGAGGGGGTTCTACCGGGATCCATCGTGGGCGGGGAACCTGGTCGCCGCGGGGGTGGCCGTCGGGCTGTGGGGCGTGTGGCAGGGGATTCTGTGGGGGGCGCTGATCCCGGATCCGGCCCGGACCATGGGGGAATTGCGGCAGATCGCGGGGGGGAGCGTGGCTGCTTTCCCCTCGCCCCGCATGGGGGCGACGGCCCGAAGCCTGTTGACGGTTTTCGATGGCGCGTTGCTCCCGGTGGCCCTCTATGTTTTTGGAAAAGCCTTGCGGCGGGATCCGGAGGGTTATCGCTGGGGGCTGGTGGGGATCCTGGCTGCCACGAACCTGGGATGGCTGGTGGTGGCCTCCAATGGATGGTTGCGTTACGCCTATCCCGGCCTGGCCCTGCTTAGCCTGGGGACGGGGGGGATGCTCGAGGATCTGCGGAGCCGGGTGGCAACGCCGGCGCTCCGCCGGGCGTTGATGGGATGGCTGGCGCTTCTCCTGGTGGGTTCCGCCGGCGTCATCGTGGGCCGGGTTGCTCGACAGGGGGACGGCTCGGCCTTTGAAATGGCCCGATACCTTCGGGAGCATATCCCGGAGAGCGCCCGGATTGAGACTTGGGAGCCGGAGATGATGGTGCTGACCGATCATTCATATCATCAACCTCCTCAGGTTTTGCTGGAAGTTGCGGCGCAGTTCATCTGGTTGGGCGGGCCGCCGCCTGCTGCCTTCTATGCCTGGGATTCCGCCCGGCCCGATTACGTCCTGGTCGGTGCGTTCGGGCGGTGGGTGCAGCTGTATCGGGAGCTGGAGGAACACTGTCCGCGTCCGGTGGCGGCCTTCGGGCCCTATCGCCTGTATGCCCCCCGGGAATGCGCGGTCCCGCCTTCCGGGGAAGGGGGCCTTCAACCATGA
- a CDS encoding sialidase family protein, with translation MKRRRFWFAWLGLLLGLLALEAGRLAPAWGQGAEVRWEKPVRLSDPDQLAWFPDVTASDAGDVIVIWSGGARRGRTRFDALMLSRLRQGSWSWPVDIQAVPIVGNMSYAVRNSIALDQYGDVLVTFRVPTILYFSKASADQATSARAWTSPRRLSGSNVAYYNELGVDPEGRIHVVWSEIRAAPACEGCADIFYRYSDDEGETWSSPVNLSQSPRHDSLKPHLWIGRGSWLYVTWQESEGLFVGGGKPAGVRLARSPDRGRTWRDPIWITSTVGSPQQAVIGEDGRGVLLLIWRIAEGEAVYFQRSTDHGETWSSPEPLPGFRARPWTQIPYDDYDVAADSLGRLHFVGVGAVGTAGQLGVWHLMGDGIGWQGPFLVSADRNFPEWTRIAVSEGRRLHLVWFERDPENMYNSDAARYTVWYSTALTDAPPVWRTPIPTRTPTPLPPTPSGVLALPSPTPFIPRAVDPALPAGQPRPDAEAMRLVGLIGGAILLLGAIGGWALRRLS, from the coding sequence ATGAAGCGAAGGCGGTTCTGGTTCGCATGGCTGGGGCTGCTCCTCGGGCTCCTCGCACTGGAGGCGGGGAGGCTGGCCCCTGCCTGGGGACAGGGCGCGGAGGTTCGGTGGGAGAAGCCGGTGCGGCTTTCCGATCCAGATCAGCTGGCTTGGTTCCCGGATGTGACCGCCAGCGATGCGGGGGATGTGATCGTGATCTGGTCCGGCGGTGCCCGACGGGGGCGGACCCGGTTCGATGCGTTGATGCTTTCCCGGCTCCGGCAAGGGTCATGGTCATGGCCAGTGGACATCCAGGCCGTCCCCATCGTTGGGAACATGAGCTATGCGGTTCGCAATTCGATCGCCCTGGATCAATATGGGGATGTGCTGGTGACCTTTCGGGTGCCGACGATCCTGTATTTCTCGAAAGCCTCTGCAGATCAGGCGACCTCGGCCCGGGCCTGGACGTCGCCCCGGCGGCTTAGTGGATCCAATGTGGCCTACTACAATGAGCTGGGCGTGGATCCCGAAGGGCGGATCCATGTGGTCTGGTCGGAGATCCGAGCAGCTCCAGCCTGTGAGGGATGTGCCGATATTTTTTATCGTTATTCCGACGATGAGGGAGAGACCTGGTCATCTCCGGTGAATCTTTCTCAGTCTCCCAGGCACGATTCCCTGAAGCCTCATCTCTGGATTGGTCGGGGGAGCTGGCTGTATGTGACATGGCAGGAGAGCGAAGGTCTCTTCGTGGGGGGCGGGAAGCCCGCCGGCGTGCGTCTCGCCCGTTCCCCGGACCGGGGCCGCACATGGCGGGATCCGATATGGATCACGTCGACCGTCGGCTCTCCCCAGCAGGCGGTGATCGGTGAGGATGGGCGCGGAGTCCTCCTGCTGATCTGGCGGATCGCAGAGGGGGAGGCGGTTTACTTCCAGCGATCTACTGATCATGGCGAGACCTGGTCCTCTCCGGAGCCGCTCCCAGGATTTCGGGCCCGCCCATGGACCCAGATTCCGTATGATGATTATGATGTGGCTGCGGACAGTCTGGGACGTCTTCATTTTGTAGGGGTCGGGGCGGTGGGGACGGCAGGCCAGTTGGGGGTCTGGCATCTCATGGGGGATGGGATAGGGTGGCAAGGGCCTTTCCTGGTCTCGGCCGATCGGAACTTCCCGGAGTGGACCCGTATCGCGGTTTCGGAAGGCCGCCGGTTGCACCTGGTCTGGTTCGAGCGGGATCCCGAGAACATGTATAACTCGGACGCAGCCCGCTATACGGTCTGGTATAGCACAGCTCTGACGGATGCCCCGCCGGTCTGGCGCACCCCGATCCCAACCCGCACTCCGACGCCTCTGCCCCCCACGCCCTCCGGGGTGCTGGCTCTTCCTTCTCCCACGCCGTTTATTCCCCGCGCGGTCGATCCGGCGCTGCCGGCCGGCCAACCCCGTCCGGACGCGGAGGCGATGCGTCTGGTGGGCCTGATCGGGGGCGCGATCCTTCTGCTCGGCGCCATCGGGGGGTGGGCGTTGCGGCGGCTTTCATGA
- a CDS encoding glycosyltransferase, with amino-acid sequence MRILMLTQVLPYPLASGPQIKSHYTLRYLAQHHRVTLVSFIRSDREARFAEALRPYCEAIHTVILPRSRLRDGFALLRAVITGEPFVITRDHRPALYRLLDRLNGVGAFDAVHADQLNMAPYALRVRARRVLDAHNAVWRIAERLARAMPAGPLRFLARQEAQRLKRYEGAICRAFDHVLAVSESDREALEEAAGRGLPALIMPIALDPEDFPPVPREPGAKGVLHIGGLHWPPNAEGIRWFLREVWGRVRAAEPEARLFLVGARPPADLRAWAARDPSVVVPGFVADPTPYWRQSAVVIVPLHAGSGIRVKILEAWSRGMPVVSTSIGCEGLIAHHGENIWIADDPEGFAQAVVAMLRCPEEARRIGEAGRETVRALYDYRVACRPLDVVYPP; translated from the coding sequence ATGCGGATCCTGATGCTCACCCAGGTGCTGCCCTATCCGCTGGCCAGCGGACCGCAGATCAAGAGCCATTACACCCTGCGCTACCTGGCCCAGCATCATCGTGTCACCCTGGTTTCCTTCATTCGTTCCGACCGGGAGGCCCGGTTCGCTGAGGCGTTGCGGCCTTATTGCGAGGCCATTCACACGGTTATCCTCCCCCGCTCCAGGCTCCGGGATGGGTTCGCCCTCCTGCGGGCTGTGATCACCGGCGAGCCCTTTGTGATCACTCGGGATCATCGGCCGGCCCTTTATCGCCTGCTGGATCGACTGAATGGGGTCGGCGCTTTCGATGCCGTTCACGCCGATCAGCTCAACATGGCCCCTTATGCGCTCCGGGTGCGGGCCCGGCGGGTGCTGGACGCCCATAACGCCGTTTGGCGGATCGCCGAGCGGCTGGCCCGGGCGATGCCGGCGGGGCCATTACGCTTTCTGGCGAGACAGGAAGCACAACGCCTGAAGCGCTATGAGGGGGCGATCTGCCGGGCCTTCGATCACGTGCTGGCGGTGAGCGAGAGCGATCGGGAGGCCCTGGAGGAAGCGGCTGGCAGGGGACTTCCGGCCCTCATCATGCCGATCGCTCTGGATCCGGAGGACTTCCCGCCGGTTCCCCGGGAGCCTGGAGCGAAGGGCGTTCTGCATATCGGGGGTCTTCACTGGCCTCCGAACGCAGAGGGGATCCGGTGGTTCCTGCGGGAGGTATGGGGACGGGTGCGGGCGGCGGAGCCGGAGGCCCGGCTGTTCCTGGTGGGCGCTCGTCCGCCGGCGGATCTGCGCGCCTGGGCGGCCCGGGATCCCTCAGTGGTCGTGCCGGGCTTCGTGGCCGATCCCACCCCCTACTGGCGACAGAGCGCTGTGGTGATCGTCCCGCTCCACGCGGGGAGCGGCATCCGGGTCAAGATCCTGGAGGCCTGGTCCCGGGGGATGCCGGTGGTGAGCACCTCGATCGGCTGCGAGGGGCTGATAGCCCATCATGGGGAGAACATCTGGATCGCCGACGATCCAGAGGGCTTCGCTCAGGCCGTGGTGGCCATGTTGCGATGTCCCGAGGAAGCACGCCGGATCGGCGAGGCCGGCCGGGAGACCGTCCGGGCGTTGTATGACTATCGGGTGGCCTGTCGTCCCCTGGACGTGGTTTACCCGCCTTGA
- a CDS encoding PQQ-binding-like beta-propeller repeat protein yields the protein MVHRIPMGMLILGLTFCGSPSLPMSSPLPTVEATGVPSSLPAFPLSMASPPPAHATSTLPGISLAISATATYRLYLPGVFRQFAMSSTDEWTQHAHDAQRTSSTNQVVPPPWRWKWAWNGPDAQGRVSPGKFRLPRNSQPVTGGGRVYIAAGDRGVFALDNMNGQVIWNRNPGGARIHSTPAYDADTGSLFVLSTNGTLYRLNAATGEITGQFPTGASSDLPLPPALFGDRVFFSMGNRVYAIHKSSMSLLWSYDAGSSVHTPPAYSPSRDLVVVASQDLYVHAIRNSDGSRVWRVKPTPRQPGDPGSSSNYAEVRNGWPVIAEGHGLVLIKLRLDWEAMWKPWSPWPGDNAAMRSGLSAQPQYQALLALRLADGSPAFIANVGHGGFGDGGYLPMGPQPVVKRFPDGQEVAYVVMRGSPCLQSPCDGRYDSRLGEMMLDDTTVPGYRAGDVRFMQNTFFPTDEQANLSMSGDSIFGAHWMFGFAHQILDRSPSRGTGSNPIPTQNLPHIITSASNCGFSPSHYCPDFLTQDGDSRTIPGGFYIYYNQGKVYDQFWSEYAAWVISNNTIYFVSADGAVIALEHGDPLSVSSGSSPSLPDARVETSWPEKERPAERAPNLNRPIPASLAAMHVGKVGEVEGVIRFVFNNGKAVYLGFQNPHQGALKIRILRPYWDRFPLPPEQMIRPGTAIRVRGQIDWYQGDPQILVEQPDQIRIVDSPWLTDLALLLRAGVVRP from the coding sequence GGCCCATGCGACCTCCACGCTCCCGGGGATCTCCCTCGCAATTTCCGCGACCGCAACCTACCGGCTGTATCTACCAGGGGTGTTCCGCCAGTTCGCCATGAGCAGCACAGACGAATGGACCCAACATGCCCACGACGCCCAGCGAACCAGTTCCACCAACCAGGTGGTGCCCCCTCCATGGCGCTGGAAATGGGCCTGGAACGGGCCGGATGCCCAGGGCCGGGTGAGCCCGGGGAAATTCCGCCTTCCCCGCAACAGCCAGCCGGTCACCGGCGGGGGGAGGGTTTACATCGCCGCCGGCGATCGGGGTGTCTTCGCCCTGGACAACATGAACGGACAGGTGATCTGGAACCGAAATCCTGGCGGGGCGCGGATTCACTCCACTCCGGCCTATGATGCAGACACCGGCTCCCTGTTCGTTCTCTCCACCAATGGAACCCTCTACCGGCTGAATGCTGCCACGGGGGAGATCACCGGGCAGTTCCCCACCGGGGCCTCCAGCGATCTCCCGCTCCCACCCGCCCTGTTCGGCGATCGCGTCTTCTTCTCCATGGGAAACCGCGTCTACGCGATCCACAAGAGCTCTATGTCCCTGCTCTGGTCCTATGACGCTGGCTCCTCAGTTCACACACCGCCCGCTTACTCCCCCTCCCGAGACCTGGTGGTCGTGGCCTCCCAGGATCTTTACGTGCACGCCATCCGCAACTCCGATGGATCCCGCGTCTGGCGGGTCAAGCCCACCCCTCGCCAGCCCGGAGATCCCGGGTCGTCTTCCAATTACGCGGAGGTTCGAAACGGCTGGCCGGTGATCGCCGAGGGTCATGGTCTGGTCCTCATCAAGCTGCGCCTGGATTGGGAGGCCATGTGGAAGCCGTGGAGTCCATGGCCCGGCGATAACGCTGCCATGCGAAGCGGGCTGTCCGCCCAGCCCCAGTATCAGGCCCTGCTGGCCCTGCGGCTGGCGGATGGATCTCCCGCTTTCATCGCCAATGTAGGCCACGGCGGGTTCGGGGATGGCGGCTATCTCCCTATGGGCCCCCAGCCGGTCGTTAAGCGTTTCCCGGATGGTCAGGAGGTCGCCTACGTCGTCATGCGCGGATCCCCATGTCTTCAATCCCCATGCGATGGGCGCTACGATTCCCGTCTGGGGGAGATGATGCTGGATGACACCACGGTCCCGGGCTACCGGGCGGGAGATGTTCGCTTCATGCAGAACACCTTCTTCCCTACGGATGAGCAAGCCAACCTTTCCATGTCGGGGGATTCCATCTTCGGGGCTCACTGGATGTTCGGCTTCGCCCACCAGATTCTGGATCGCTCCCCCTCTCGAGGCACTGGAAGCAATCCGATCCCCACTCAGAACCTGCCGCACATCATCACCTCAGCCAGCAACTGCGGTTTCAGCCCCAGCCACTACTGCCCGGACTTTTTAACTCAAGACGGCGACTCGCGGACGATCCCAGGAGGCTTCTACATTTACTACAATCAGGGGAAAGTATATGATCAGTTCTGGTCCGAATACGCGGCCTGGGTGATCAGCAACAACACCATCTACTTTGTCAGCGCGGACGGAGCAGTGATCGCCCTGGAACACGGGGATCCGCTCTCGGTCTCCTCGGGCTCCTCTCCAAGCCTTCCGGACGCCCGCGTGGAAACCTCATGGCCGGAGAAGGAGAGGCCTGCCGAACGCGCTCCGAACCTGAATCGACCGATCCCCGCTTCGCTCGCGGCGATGCACGTGGGAAAGGTCGGGGAGGTGGAGGGGGTCATCCGCTTCGTGTTCAACAACGGGAAAGCCGTTTACCTGGGATTCCAGAACCCACATCAAGGCGCGTTGAAAATTCGCATCCTGCGCCCCTACTGGGATCGCTTCCCGTTGCCGCCGGAGCAGATGATCCGGCCCGGCACCGCGATCCGGGTGCGCGGCCAGATCGACTGGTATCAGGGAGACCCGCAGATCCTCGTAGAACAACCAGATCAGATCCGCATCGTGGACTCCCCGTGGCTCACCGATCTGGCGCTCCTCCTCCGCGCCGGGGTCGTACGCCCATAG